The genomic region GTTGCCACGACGACCAAGCCGCCGGCCGACGGCACGACGCCGCGGGCCGGCCAGACCGGCACACCGCGCACGCCGGTGAGTCCAGGGACCACGACACCGACCGGGGGATGATCGGATGACGGAACGACGGGGAAGTGAACCGCCACGCGGCCGTGGCGGCGAACCGGAGCGGGACAACCCGCCTCGCAAAACTCCGTCGTCCCGCCGCCCGGCTACCGAAAGCGGCCGGGCAACTCCGCAGCGTCCCCGCCGTCCGGCGTCCGACGAGCGGCAGGCACCCAGAGGCGCGGGCTCGGCACGCGGAGACGCGGCGAGCGGGAAGCGCCCCGGCGCCGGAAGTGCGAAGCGTGCTGGCACGGGCTCCGGCCCGCGGGCGGATGGTGAACGCCGTACGCGTGACGGCCGGGTCGAGTCGGCGGAGCGCGTCGGTGACGCGCCGCGGCGGGCCGCGAAGAAGGCGGCACCGAACCGGCCTCGGAGGGCAGTCGACGGACGGGGCGAGCCGCGGGTCGCGACCGACGGACGGCCGACGGCCAAGAAGGCTGCGTCGCCGCGGAGGGTCGGCCCCGACGGGCGGCCGGCCGCGAAGAAGGCCGCACCGAACAGGCCGCGCAAGACGGTGGACGGGCGGCCGGAGCCTCGGCGGACGGACGGACGGCCGGTCGGCCGGCAAGCGATGCCCAGGAAGCGGCCACCGCAGAAGCGGCGCCCGCCGGCGGCGAGCAAGCCGAGGCCGAAGCGGCCGCCGCGCACGCTCAAGCTCGGGCGCCCCGCGCTGCGGCTGCGGGTGACGTTCGGCGTGATGGCGTTCGTGCTGTCGCTGTTCGCCGGCCGGCTGGTGCTGCTGCAGGGCGTCGACCCGGACTCCTACGCACTGGCGGCGTCCAAGGAGAACACCAAGCCCTTCGTGCTGCACGCCTCCCGCGGCGCGATCCTGGACCGCAACGGCGTGCCGCTGTCGGTGTCGGAGGAAGCGGTGGCGATCACCGCCGACCCGACCCTGACCGGCAAGGTCGCCGACCAGTTGGCCGGCGTCCTGGCGCCGAAGCTGACCGGTACCAGCTACGCCGAGCTGTTCGAGAACCTGACCCGCAAGGGCCGCTACGTGATGCTCGCGCACCAGGTCAGCCCGCAGACCTGGAACGAGATCACCGAGGAGATCAAGCGGCGCAACGCCGCGATCAAGGAGCAGAACAAGGGCCTGCCGGAAGATCAGCGCAAGCCGCTGCTGGCCGGTCTCTACACCGAGGCCGACCCGGTCCGCAGCCACCCGAACGGCACCATCGCCGCCACCGTGGTCGGCGTGGTCGGTGCCGAGGGCAAGGGTCTGGCCGGGCTGGAGTACGGCCTGAACGACAAGCTGTCCGGGCAGGACGGCAAGGCCATGTACGAGGTGGACGCCAAGGGCAACAAGATCCCGAACGCCGACCACACCGTCGAGGAGCCCAAACCGGGCGTCTCGGCCCAGCTCACCCTGGACGCGGACCTGCAGTGGTTCGCCGAGCGGCGGATCGAGCAGGCGGTCAAGCAGTACAAGGCCAGCTCCGGCACGGTGGTCACGATGGACACCAAGACCGGTCAACTGCTCGCGATGGCCAACTACCCGACCTTCGACCCGAACAAGCCGGTGAAGGCCGAGGCGCTGAAGAACCGCGCGCTGGAGCAGGTCTACGAGCCGGGCAGCGTGCAGAAGGTCGTCACGATGGCGGCGCTGGCCGACGCCGGTCTGATCTCGCTGGACACCAAGCTGAAGGTGCCCGGCTCGTACACCGTGCAGCGGCGAAAGATCGGCGACCACTTCGAGCACGGCATCCTGA from Kribbella flavida DSM 17836 harbors:
- a CDS encoding peptidoglycan D,D-transpeptidase FtsI family protein, which codes for MPRKRPPQKRRPPAASKPRPKRPPRTLKLGRPALRLRVTFGVMAFVLSLFAGRLVLLQGVDPDSYALAASKENTKPFVLHASRGAILDRNGVPLSVSEEAVAITADPTLTGKVADQLAGVLAPKLTGTSYAELFENLTRKGRYVMLAHQVSPQTWNEITEEIKRRNAAIKEQNKGLPEDQRKPLLAGLYTEADPVRSHPNGTIAATVVGVVGAEGKGLAGLEYGLNDKLSGQDGKAMYEVDAKGNKIPNADHTVEEPKPGVSAQLTLDADLQWFAERRIEQAVKQYKASSGTVVTMDTKTGQLLAMANYPTFDPNKPVKAEALKNRALEQVYEPGSVQKVVTMAALADAGLISLDTKLKVPGSYTVQRRKIGDHFEHGILNLTMAGVIAKSSNVGTIMAAQQMPIRDFVHYLKKFGFGEPTGLDFPGESRGLMPPGDEWSELTRSNVAFGQGLSANAVQMTAAVNAVANGGVYMPPKLVKDWIDADGNVTPNQGAEPRRVVSESAARQVSTMMEAVTAKGGTATKAAIPGYRVAGKTGTAQQVDSACGCYRKWATSFAGFAPADNPRFVTYVVLQDPTNGRSGGEQGGLVFRDVMSYALQKYAVPPTGAKQPSVPITW